DNA from Danio aesculapii chromosome 10, fDanAes4.1, whole genome shotgun sequence:
TGATGTCGCTCTGAGCAAGTGTGAAATACAGACCTGAAGGACGCTGCGTGTTCAGGCTCCATCTCAGACTTCTGTAAGCTTTATAATGCAGGAAGTCTGAGTGAAGACACACCAACTACAACATCATCAGAACCCAAAAGAGGCCCGTCTTTGATTGGTTTTCATATATATAACAGTAATGAAGACTAAAGCCTTAAAGGTAATGCATATTAGTTCATCATCCTACAAATACACCAGAAGCTGTTTCCAGCCAAAGacactaaataaatacatgtacaacACTAGAATCTCGCAGAAAATTACGTATCTTGGCATTTCTTTAAGCATTTTTATGTGATAATCCAAAATGTTCAACAGTAAATCAGACAGAGGAGTGGTGACAGTGTGgaaacacaaattaaaaacactttGACTTGTGTTTGATTGCAGACGATATGAAGACTAATacttcctgtcattcagacctgcagcaCATTCTAAACAAAGGAGGAGCAGGTCAGGGCAGTGATCAGGTGAACTGCTGAATAATGATGTGACACAGGTGATGTCCACAGGTGATCTGCTACTAAAGCAGCATCagtaaaggtctagtcctttaggagcagagatgggccgaggatTGAACTGTGTaaacacaatgttcctcagagaaagagaggaagacatgtggatatttcaccttcaacagtgcagaacatcattaaagattgaagaatctggaggagtttcagtgcgtacaggacaagagcgcaagcctaagctgaacaaccgtgacctccgacccctcagggggcgccgcatcaagaatcctcattcatctataagccagatcagcacatgggctcaggactactgcggtaaacctttgacaagtaccacaatacagagtCACATCCACAAACACCagagaaaactgtactgtgccaaaaggaagccctatgttaacagtgtccacaaGCGCCGtccacttctctgggctcggaggagTCTGGGATGGAGCGTCACACAGTGGAGacgtgtactgtgctcagatgaagcagtgtttcaggagaaatggacgccgtgtgctccggaccaaagaagagcatcatccagactgttaccagcaacaagtccataAGCCAGGGTCTGTGATGgtctggggttgtgtcagtgcccttggccaAGGTAACCTgctcttctgtgatgctccattaatgctgaacagcACAGAGAGATTCTGGAGCTCAATACGCTGCCTTCTTCTCCAGAGACCCGATGCAgagttcaacaagacaatgcagaaccacattcagcacacattacagagtcctgctgctGCGGAGGAGGAGGCAGGGAATGAtttggcctgcctgcagtcccgacctgtctccaatagagaatgtgtggtgcattttgaagcccGAAATGCCAcaatgaagaccccgtactgttgcccaccgtAAGACTTGTGTGCAGGAAGAACAGGACAGAATTACAGCTGAAACTCTTCATCACtcggtgtcttcagtccctaaacgtctgtAAGTGTTGTGAAGAGGAACGGCAACATTACACAGTGGGAAATGCTTTACTGATACGGTTTCTGAAATGTGTTGCAGGAACAACATTGgagtttgtgtttaattaaagaaatcatgaggaacacagtGAATACCGTCTGTTGTACCGTCTGTAATCAAACACAAGTCAGAGTACATTTAGAAATCTCTACAGTCTGTTTTATCTGTGTTTTCCACGCTGACCCAACCGGTTCTGGTTTGCGGTTGTAGATActaataagtggatggaaacacaggGAATACAGAGTCACATTGGGGACCCGGGACAGGGCTGGGGTCAGTGTCAGGCCTCAGAGATCTGCTTTAGTTCTTCTGAATGGCTGATGGGTTAACACTAACTCTGGCTTGGTGAAGTGTGACTGTCCTCAAACTGTGCCGAgagatcagccaatcagaacacgtCCACCGTTCCCTCATTTCCCATCAGCCCCTTCACCTTCAGACCTGATTTGAGATCTGCTGAAAAACTCTGATGGAGTCCGTTTTGGACATGGAAGAACTCGACAAGGAGAAATGAGAGAAGACCAGGTACAAGTTAAGCAACTTTGTTTTTATAATCATACATAAGACCGCTTGAATATAGTACAAAGGGTTTGTCCATTACTGCCCCTCAGTGACACTTTAGAAATTTACACAGGAGTCCTGACCTTACAAGCTGAGGATAAAGATCTGCAatatctgtctgtcgttctgtttacatcttcatcatcatcatcttcatcttcacaTGTCCTGGAACCAAACGAGGAGTGAGAATGCCGACCGGAGGGAAGgagcagggagagagagagctcAAAGATGGAGAGAAACCTGAACCGCTAGCAGGAGATTGAGTACTGTTGATGTGTGTCactcctctctctctcacacacacacacacacacacacacacacacacacacacacacacactgtggaaTGGACCCATGTGTATTGAAGCGTGAGCCGCAAGAAAACAGCGAACGGAGAGTTTGTTCCTCTACTTGGTGTATGAACATGTGAGCCGCCGCCGCTGCCGTTCTGACTggagacacacacgcacgcacacacgcacacacacacacacacacacacacacacacatgatacccTGTCTAGAATATTACAGTATGGAGATCTACTCTCGGTCCAGCCTCAACCCTTCAGTTTGCAGTTGTTCTAGCGTCGTCGTCAGCATCGTCGTCAACTACTTTGGCCTGGAAGCACTGTTACCATCGACTACTATAGAGAACTTCCACTGCATGTTACCAAGTTGacttaaatgtactcaaaatacCGTTAGGAAAAAAGTAGTGAGTTCTAAACttcctttattaaaaaaatataaatatgtacataaatTCTATTTCAGCTATTAAAATGGGGTCACAAAGTAAACACCTGAAGCCTGTTTCATGGACTCCCTCCGTATGCCGTGACCACAGGAACCCTAAAGAAGCGAGCGTTCGTTCGCAACCGTGCAGGCAGACTGACGGATGGagcgcgtacacacacacacacacacacacacgcacgcactggCTCCTGCTGTGCTGCCGGATTGCTTTATTCTGGAGACAGCACCCCCATGAGGCCAACGGCAGATCTCCCACTGTTAGCTGCTGTGGGCCCGCAGAGCAGCTCAACCGCCAACACCAGCCAACACCAGCCCACAGCGCCCTCTCAAGGCAGACGAACACCAAGGCCGCAGCGACATCTAGAGACAGACGAACACCATGCCTGCAGCGCCCTCTAGAGACAGGCGAACACCACGCCTGCAGCGCCCTCTAGAGACAGGCGAACACCACGCCTGCAGCGCCCTCTAGAGAACAGGCGAACACCACGCCTGCAGCGCCCTCTAGAGACAGGCGAACACCACGCCTGCAGCGCCATCTAGAGACAGGCGAACACCACGCCTGCAGCGCCCTCTAGAGACAGGCGAACACCACGCCTGCAGCACCATCTAGAGACAGGCGAACACCACGCCTGCAGCGCCATCTGGAGACAGACGAACACCACGCCTGCAGCGCCATCTAGAGACAGGCGAACACCACGCCTGCAGCGCCATCTGGAGACAGACGAACACCACGCCTGCAGCGCCATCTGGAGACAGGCGAACACCACGCCTGCAGCGCCCTCTAGAGACAGGCGAACACCACGCCTGCAGCGCCCCTCTAGAGACAGGCGAACACCACGCCTGCAGCGCCCTCTAGAGACAGGCGAACACCACGCCTGCAGCGCCCTCTAGAGACAGGCGAACACCACGCCTGCAGCGCCCTCTAGAGACAGGCGAACACCACGCCTGCAGCGCCCTCTAGAGACAGGCGAACACCACGCCTGCAGCGCCCTCTAGAGACAGGCGAACACCACGCCTGCAGCGCCCTCTAGAGACAGGCGAACACCACGCCTGCAGCGCCATCTAGAGACAGGCGAACACCACGCCTGCAGCGCCCTCTAGAGACAGGCGAACACCACGCCTGCAGCGCCATCTGGAGACAGACGAACACCACGCCTGCAGCGCCATCTGGAGACAGACGAACACCACAACCGCAGCGCCCTCTAGAGACAGACGAACACCACGCCTGCAGCGCCATCTGGAGACAGACGAACACCACAACCGCAGCGCCCTCTAGAGACAGACGAACACCACGCCTGCAGCACCCTCTACAGACAGACGAACACCACGCTTGCAGCGCCATCTAGATAGAACGCCACAACTGCAGCGCCCTCTACAGACAGACGAACACCACGCCCACACGTCATCTAGAGACAGAACACCTTGCCCGCAGCGCCATCTAGACAGAACACCACACCTGCAGCGCCCTCTAGAGACAGAATGCCACACCCACAGCACCATCTACAGACAGAACGCCACGCCCACCGCGCCCAGAAACAGAAAAACAGCGACAGAATCTCATAAGCGATGGCGTCCAGGATCGGGCTCTCCGCAATGCGCCGCCGCATCAAACACCACTTCAGTTCTGACAGCAGCTTACGCACatgacatgacacacacacacacacacacacacacacacacgcgcacacacacacacacacacacacacctttgctTCAAAGTGCAGAACTGCTACATTATTGGTTACAGACATCTATGTTCTATAAAAAATGCCTTTGGTACAATAAATTATCAAAAGGGCGAAACAAAAGTGTAAAATTCACAGCATAATCgtgaagccaaaatcaaagaagcagaagagggggggggggggggggggggggctgaaAGTAAACACACATGCTGCGTAACTCAGATAAAGCAGAAGAGCGAGCGCGGGGACGCGGCGGCGGCAGTGGCAGTCCTGGGACATCAGCAGGAGGAACTCTGGGTAAGAAAGGCCTCAAATCAGCGTTCTGTTCTCGGTGTCGTGATGAAGGTGTTCGCACGTCCTCAAAAATACATCAAAGCTTTTGTCActccaagaagaagaagaagaagaaacgtcCGGCTCGTCTCGGTTCAGTCTGTAGGATAAGGCCATGTTGAGGAGCAGTGCCCGCAGCCGCACCTCTGTCACGACTGACACATGAAGAAGAAACGCTGCGGCGGGCGAGCGCTGGGCTCCGGCAGCATCAGAGCTGCAGACCGAAGCTAACGTCCATGGCCGCAGGAGCGCTGGCTCCGCTTAGCTCCGGCTCCACTCAGCTCCAGTATGGACGCGCGCGTGAATCGGTCTCCTCAGGCGGGTCAGGAGCTAGCCACGGAGCTCTGCTGCACACACACGCCCGCCATCGGGGACTCCTCGCGCTCCAGACCCGGCCGCAGACCCACGCCTGCCACGCCAGTCTCCTGCCGTGGGTTGGAGAAGGCACCCAGGCCCAGAGTCATGCTGCCGCTGTGGCCGAAGCCCAGGCCGTGGGGCAGCGGGCGGCTCTGGTAGGCGTAGTGATGGTTCCCggtagaggaggaggaggtggaggaggacgAGGCGGAGGAAGACAGCGAGGTCATGGACAGGTGTCCGTGCGTCACCTCCATCGAGTCCTGCGTGGAGGCGCTGTGGGACGGAGAGTAGAGCCGGGGTCGGGGCCGGGCGGGGCCCTGTCCGTGTGGTGGCgggtggtggtggtgatggtggtggtgttGGTGGGGGTGCAGGGCTTTGGGCTGGTGTGGTGGCACATGGAAGGTGGTCTCCTGGACAGGATGAGTCTCTCCTGACGCCTGCTGGAGTCCATCTCCAACCCAGCCCAGCGCCGGCACAAACGCCTGTCTTGCCTGAGGAGGacgagacacagacacacacagacacacagacacacagacacacacacacagattaataTACATGTCACCACTGCACTTCACAATAAAAATGTGAATTGATCCATTGTTTACTCCAATGGTGTttgaatgtcatgtaaaatacAACAGGGAGGCTAAGAAAGATGAAAAACTCTCCGCTGTGGGAAAAAGTGCCCTATTTAGAAGCAAAGCCAGACTTATTCAGTGAAAACCCTGATCATTTGACCATATTAACACAGCTGTTGACTCTCTAATGCTCCACTGTGGAGTAGTTCTCTCACTGCCACAACAGCAAAGCAAGTAGTTTGGTTCGTATATTAAAGGCACTGTGAATGCTCCATGTTCAGCTCCTGAGTCCATAAGGTCATCCCCGCTCACAGACACAGCATCTCCTCCTCCTGAGGAAACACTGACTGAATTTTGGGGTGATCTATTCCTTTAATGTGACTAAGATCATTAATCTGTGACTGTAAAGAGTGAATCTCAGATCAGCAGTGAGAATGAGCAGAAACCCACAGCTGATCTgcgcttcattcatttattcccagTTGAGCTGATGAGACTAACAGAGAGAGCGTGTCGGAATCAGCCATCAGAAACAGAAGCCTGACATAAACCtacaggctgtgtgtgtgtgtgtgtgtgtgtgtgtgtgtgtgtgtgtgtgtcacctgtgGGCAGAGGTTGTGGCAGTCCATGCCCACCGCAGCACTGAAGTGTCCTCCTCCGCTGTGCCGGTGCTGATGTGTGGGGTCTGAGCGGGCACGGCCGCTGGTGCTGGTTCCAGACGAGCCTCCTGCaggcacatacacacaaacagactCAGACCAGGATGACAAGGAGGAAGTCAAGGCACAAAAACACATCTATGCATTTAGCAGACGCtcttatccaaagtgacttacaccCATGAACACACACCCAGAGCAGTGGGCTGCCCGGGGTGCAGTGGGGGTTCGGTGCTGTGCTCCAGGGAATGGCCTCAGCCATGGTACTGAGGTGAATATTTTTTGACTATCCCCACCAACCCCTGCTGATGCTGGGACTCAAACCTGGGACCTTTGGATCTGAACTCTCTAACCATGAGGCCACTGCTATATAAAGCCGTTTTTAACCTGTGATCAATATTATTAAGAGCTAATATTGGGTGTGATTTATGCCGTGTTGTACAGTAGCTGTACATTAGCTATGTTGTACAGAGGCGGCAGGGTAAAATGAGCACTGTACAGAGAGATGATTTCCTCAGAAGATGGTGGAGACTTTCTAATCGTCCAAGATCAACACCCATCATGTGGCCcagccctctgtgtgtgtgtgctctgacCTGAACTGGAGGAGGTGCTGGAGGTGGTCCCGGAGGACTGCGACTGCTCCAGCGCGGGGCTGGTGGACACACTGCTGCTGGTGTTGGTGCCCTCGTCTGCAGTCTTCTTGAAGAAGCTGTGCTGCAGAGCGTAGTACGGCTGGATGCGTGTCTTGGGGTCGTAGTCCAGCATCCGCAGGATCAGGTCCTTGAACTTCAGGTAGTCTGCAACAGCGTGACCCGACTCTCCGGATCTGCGCCCACCGGGGCCGCCCGCCTCCACGCCCAGAATACTGTGCAGCTTCCGGGAGCCTGCAGGCTTatactgcgcacacacacacacacacacacacacacagagagagagagagaacacagaatcacacacactgaaacacacacagatcCAGCTGAACACAGAAACAGCACAGAAGCGCACCCTTTTGCCGTCTTTGGTCTTCTTGGCGCACCACATGCTGTCCGGCATCTTCTCAAAGAACTTCCTGGCTTTAGGCGCCTGCTCCAGGATATGACTGGGAGGAACACCCAACACCTCCACGATCTTATTCATCTGATCAAcctgcaaacaaacaaaccaacgcTCATCATCAGGAGCCATGGGAAGACCTTCACTTGCCCTATAGCACGATATCAGGTGCCAaaatcccaaatcacatacttctgCACTATTCTGGGCCATTTTGTTGCAGATAGAGTACAGGTATAGCTATCAGACTGAAAACTCACACAAGTGTAGAGAGAATAAGTGCACTGCAGGTGTCTGGGTGATGCTCGTATTCAACCGATAATAAAGAAGGgtgtaatgttggacacttcatacACTCAATGCTAACAGCTTTAGTAAGGCAGGAGGCTAATGATGAAGGGCTAATGATAGAAGGGGAGGGGctaatgatgaaggggaggagctatttgGTGCTGGGGTTGGattcttatttattttggattgtgcaaGTGAAATTCTCCCGCGCGAGTGATTATGCTGCGTCCTGATGGGGAATGCAGTGCAGTTGTGCACTTGTGATAGCTACTGTTTGGTAGTTTATTACACTAATTTACCAATTAAATGTCCATTAAACCATGATTACAATTTCTGATTAGTAGGTTTACAGGCTGATCAACAGAGGCTCAGTGTGAGCTTAGATGCAGAGAGATGATCAGACTAACTATACGCTGTGACCAGCTGCAGGACGCAGTGTTTCCAGAACTCACCTCATTAGCGCCGCTGAAGAGCGGTTCTCCGGTGTGCATCTCCACCAGGATACAGCCTAGAGACCACATGTCTATGGCCAGATCGTACGGCATCCCCAGCAGGACCTCGGGCGAGCGGTAGAAGCGACTCTGGATGTACTGGTATATCTGTGGACACACGGAGCACGATAAACAgcagtcaaacacaaacacaggttTTTTAGGGTGCAGACTCAAATTTCTCAACTACAATAATTACAGATCAATGTAGGACTCAAACATCTAATCGATAGCCTTCATAATTATTAACGGTGAAAACCATTAGTCTGCATGAGCATCAGAATGGCAGAGAGAGAAGACGAACGCGGGTGTAGTGTGTGACAAGTCCTTTAAAGCCTAGGACACACCGAGCCCAGGACAAACGTTATTCAACCGCACTTAGTCAAGACCAAAGCCAATGTGCTGATGCTGGACTCTGCGTACGGCTGTAGTAACGggcaaacagaaaacaaacaaacagaaacaggaGAAAACTGCATGAAGTGTGATGTGAAAAGTGATGTCAAATTAAGATTCTCGgaacttaaaaaatatttgcatacggACCACCAGGAAAACTGTGTATATGTGAGGATGTACGTATATATCTATGGCTCGCGATGGCCAGTCCGCCACTGCACCTCGGTCccaacattcattttaaaggagcgctaccctgtaacaagatggcggctctattgacacattccttccaatggggtatatgcacagggacttttaatGTCAGTCAGTCAACCCCAGGGGGCTTCCGGTTAATTGCCATCCCATACAAACTCGCTGCATTTAAGATCTAATTtcctaaacaaaaaaaacagcgatctccactgcctggctgagatgcgatataaagtgggtatcagaccaaacaagcactgcattaaatcatATTgttccacgccatgtctttaaaatatggaaattaattttaccccagtattttcactGGGATTTCTGCACTAGCCCGCTGCTAATGACGGAGCCGCCTGCGTTTAAACGCTCCttcatctctttttacgctttaacaaccaaatggatgcccaagtatatttaactgattatatttaactacattacaacatggatgctgtaaaaagaacttatgaaactgaaaatagccaCATAAAAGCTTTCACCGGATGTTCattgttggctgaaaaacactagctgtgcatgtaGTCCATAGACAACAACAGTGTAGACGACATCTAGTGTATACATCTATGAAATATGACAGCCGGCTTTTATTGAGCTCCCTCCAGACTTACGTCATCCGCTTAGTTTACTGAACGGCTAGTGTAATGCAGCTGTATTATTATATGCTGCTTGTGTGATGCTGTATTGGCAGGGTTATATCCATATATCCATTAAAACTGCACATATCTTTGTGTTtaatcagtttatttataagtgcTGTCTTGTTGATGtgtctttattttatattctttgtAAACTCTATTTTAGTAAGTCCCAGAGTGTGTGTTTAATATGAAACGGTGtcctttatttatgtattgtccATCAGCTCAAGGCCTAAATGAATGTCTGTGATGAACGGGTTACTGTGAGCGTGTTCAGATGATGGTGGCGTCTCAGTGTGTCTCACCCGCTGGCCCAGCTGGCAGGAGCTCCCGAAGTCCACGATCTTGATGGCGGATCTCTTGGGGTTGCAGAGCAGGATGTTTTCAGGCTTGAGGTCACAGTGGATGATGCTGAGCTCCGGCGTGGCCAGGAACAGCAGCGCGGTGCACAGCTGCTGGGCGAACTTACGCGTCAGGTTCAGGGACACGCCGCGGAAGTTGGTGTTCCTCAGCAGATCGTACAGGTTATAGGACAGCATCTCGAACACCAGACACAGGTGGTTCCGGAACATGAAGTGGCGTTTCAGGTGAACTACAGGACAAAACACAGCGGCAAACCAGTAAGACCAGGCTAAAACCTGCAGTAATGAAACGCTTTACTTTGATTACTGAACAcacattcatttttaatgtaattatgctTTTGTTCCTCTCACAGGTGAACGGTGAATATGACTGAACTCAATCTGGACTATTAAAGGTCTTTTATAGTGAGAGCAAGCTTCAGTTCTTCATGAAACAAATCAAAGCACAGACTGCTCGAAACTGACGTCATCTTGGGAAAATACTCAAGTTTATCTACAAAAAGATTTTATTGTCAAAAGTAGAAAATAACCCACTGGGGAAATAACCCAATGGGAAAATAACCCACTGGGGAAATAACCAGCATTTCTTGCAAGCAATCTAAAGATTTGACAAAACATCATTCAATTCAATATTTACTATtatatacagtgcttcccacacacaGACTTCACTTGGGTGGGCCGCACAGGTATTCTAACAGCTGcacaagtatatttagtgacactttaattattttttattactattattaacatcctTTTACACTTCTTTGTCTCCgtccaatataaccaaacatccacgaTCCAATAAGAAGCAGAACTCTTCTCTGAGAGCGAGACCTGTCAGCACCCCC
Protein-coding regions in this window:
- the dyrk1aa gene encoding dual specificity tyrosine-phosphorylation-regulated kinase 1A, which codes for MHTGGETSACKPSSVRLAPSFSFHSAGVQMDAQTPHSHPPFSDAHPQGAADQSAAALPYNPQAPQPSATQVTADMVMLQRRMPQCFRDPATAPLRKLSIELIKTYKHINEVYYAKKKRRHQQGQGEDSSNKKERKIYNDGYDDDNFDYIVKNGEKWMDRYEIDSLIGKGSFGQVVKAYDRVEQEWVAIKIIKNKKAFLNQAQIEVRLLELMNKHDTEMKYYIVHLKRHFMFRNHLCLVFEMLSYNLYDLLRNTNFRGVSLNLTRKFAQQLCTALLFLATPELSIIHCDLKPENILLCNPKRSAIKIVDFGSSCQLGQRIYQYIQSRFYRSPEVLLGMPYDLAIDMWSLGCILVEMHTGEPLFSGANEVDQMNKIVEVLGVPPSHILEQAPKARKFFEKMPDSMWCAKKTKDGKRYKPAGSRKLHSILGVEAGGPGGRRSGESGHAVADYLKFKDLILRMLDYDPKTRIQPYYALQHSFFKKTADEGTNTSSSVSTSPALEQSQSSGTTSSTSSSSGGSSGTSTSGRARSDPTHQHRHSGGGHFSAAVGMDCHNLCPQARQAFVPALGWVGDGLQQASGETHPVQETTFHVPPHQPKALHPHQHHHHHHHHPPPHGQGPARPRPRLYSPSHSASTQDSMEVTHGHLSMTSLSSSASSSSTSSSSTGNHHYAYQSRPLPHGLGFGHSGSMTLGLGAFSNPRQETGVAGVGLRPGLEREESPMAGVCVQQSSVASS